The proteins below are encoded in one region of Ascaphus truei isolate aAscTru1 chromosome 10, aAscTru1.hap1, whole genome shotgun sequence:
- the RGS2 gene encoding regulator of G-protein signaling 2 — MMQSAMFLALQHNRGQVERSAGSCQKSEEKRGKMKKTILKDWKTRLSYFLQHSPNTSNESPNTVQSKKGKKHTYCRPIPEEALRWSDSFDDLLANKYGVATFRTFLKSEFSEENIEFWLACEDFKKTKSPNKLTTKAKKIYDEFIEKESPKEINIDFQTRENITHTLQEPSHSCFGAAQKRVYSLMENNSYPRFLQWEFYQELCKPVPQITRESQAT; from the exons ATGATGCAGAGTGCAATGTTTCTTGCCCTTCAGCACAACCGTGGACAAGTAGAGCGCTCAGCTGGGAGCTGCCAGAAAAGCGAAGAGAAGAGAGGAAAGATGAAGAAGACCAT ctTGAAAGATTGGAAGACACGCCTGAGCTATTTCCTACAGCATTCTCCGAACACATCCAATGAATCTCCCAATACAGTTCAGAGCAAGAAAGGGAAAAAACACACCTATTGCAG ACCCATTCCCGAAGAAGCATTGCGCTGGTCAGACTCCTTTGATGATCTTCTGGCAAACAAAT ATGGTGTAGCAACGTTCAGAACCTTTCTGAAGTCTGAATTCAGTGAAGAGAACATTGAGTTCTGGCTGGCCTGTGAAgactttaagaaaaccaaatcacCAAACAAGCTCACAACCAAGGCTAAGAAGATTTATGATGAATTCATAGAAAAAGAATCTCCCAAAGAG ATAAACATAGACTTCCAAACAAGAGAAAACATCACCCATACTCTCCAGGAACCTTCACACTCCTGCTTTGGTGCAGCTCAGAAGAGAGTCTACAGCTTGATGGAAAATAACTCATACCCACGCTTCCTGCAATGGGAATTCTATCAGGAACTTTGTAAGCCTGTGCCACAGATCACAAGAGAGTCACAGGCAACATGA